TAATCACAGTGCTGAGCGATGAGTTCTGAGTGCTGAGAGGCAGAGGACATTCAGTTCATCGCTTCTCCGCGCTCAGTCCGTAACCATCAAAAAGGAAGCTGCCTCGCGCAGCTTTTTTTATGCCTGGTCCTCCGAAACGCTTTCTGGTCACCAATGATGACGGAGTTCACTCGCCTGGTTTGACGGCGCTTGCGAAGGCCTTGTCGAAGATGGGTGAAGTGTGGGTCGTTGCGCCGGATCGAGAAAGGACTGCTGTGGCGCATGCCGTGACACTCCATAAACCATTACGAGTGCAGCAGCTTGGAGCAAGGACCTATGCGGTGAATGGAACGCCGGTCGATTGTGTGAATCTGGCGCTCTTAAAGGTGATGCCGTCACCGCCAGACCTTCTTGTGTCAGGTATCAATAAAGGTGTGAATCTCGGTGATGACGTGCTGTATTCCGGGACAGTCTCGGCGGCGATGGAAGGGACGATCCTCGGTGTCCCCTCCATGGCTGTGTCCCAGGAGGGCAAAGAGCATTTTTACTTTAGTGCAGGAGCCCTATATGCCATGCGTATTGCTCGCTTGATTCTGAAAGAGGGTTTGCCGGATGAAACGCTCGTCAATCTCAATATTCCCAATCGGGCTTTCGAGTCGATCACTGGAGTCCGAGTCACCTGCCTCAGCCGGAGGCGTTTCGACAACCCGATCACTGAAAAAGTCGATCCCCACGGCAGGACCTACTACTGGATTGCCGGCACCCGTGTGTCCTGGAGCAGGAGCAAGGATGCCGACCATGAGGCGCTTGAGCAAGGGGCGGTTTCCCTCACCCCGATTCATCTCGATACGACGAATCATGGGGTGTTGGATCGATTCCGGAAGTGGGAAACGCTGTGCCGGCCAGATGAGGGCCGGGCGGCTACATCGAAAAAGATGAAGGGCACACAGAAGGGTTAGGTCTGTGGGGAATCTGATCGAAGCGATCATTACAGAGCTCAGCCGGTTTGTTGTGTCGACGATCTCGACATTCGGTTACACCGGTATCTTTATCACCATGGCTATCGAGAGCGCCTGCATTCCATTGCCCAGCGAAATCATCATGCCCTTTTCCGGGTATCTTGTGACGACGGGGCAGTTCACGATGCTGGGTGTGACATTGGCCGGCGCTCTCGGGAATGTTGCCGGGTCGGTTGTGGCCTACTACGCCGGTGTGTGGGGTGGTCGGCCCTTCGTTGAGCGATATGGACCCTATCTGTTGGTGTCGAGAAAAGACATCGAGATGGCCGATCGGTGGTTTGCCAAATATGGCGATGCGGCCGTATTTTTCAGCAGAATGCTTCCGGTCGTCCGGACCTTCATCTCGTTGCCGGCCGGTATCGCCCGCGTGAGTATTTATCGGTTCATGCTCTACACATTTCTCGGCGCATTACCCTGGTGCTATCTGTTGGCCTATATCGGCGTGAAGATGGGAGAGCAATGGGAGCATCTGAGAGACTACTTCCATCAGTTCGACATCGTGATAGGCCTCTGCCTGGCGATCGCAGTGGGTTATTTTCTCTGGTCCCATTGGCCGAAACGCCGCGTCACTCCGGAGTTGTAACCGGCCCATGCTTTCGATCCACAACACGCTCACCGGGAAAAAGGAGCCGTTTGAATCACTCGTGCCGAAGTTCGTTCGAATGTATGTCTGCGGCATGACCGTCTACGATTATTGCCACATTGGCCATGCGCGCAGCGCACTGGTGTTCGATGTGATCCGGCGATATCTCGAGTTCACCGGTTACCATGTTGAATTCGTCAAGAACTTCACAGACGTTGACGACAAGATCATCAAGCGAGCGAACGAGCAAGGCGTCTCCTGCGAAACGATTACGACCAGGTTCATCGAGGCCTACGACGCCGACATGGGCAAGCTCGGGATCAAACGGGCAACGGCGGAGCCGAAAGCGACCGAGCATATGGCCGAGATCATTGAGTTGGTCAGCCGGCTGATTCAGAAAGGTCTCGCCTATGACGTGGCAGGCGATGTCTATTTCCAGGTCGACAGATACCTGACCTATGGCCGCCTCTCTAAACGTAGGCTGGAAGACTTGCAAGCCGGTGCACGAGTGGAGGTGGATGAACGGAAACGCCATGCGATGGATTTTGCCCTCTGGAAAAGGAGCAAGCCAGGTGAGCCATCATGGGAGAGTCCCTGGGGCCTTGGGCGTCCGGGTTGGCACATCGAATGCTCCGCCATGTCCATGCGGCATTTGGGTGAGACGTTCGATATTCATGGCGGGGGGATGGATCTGATTTTTCCGCACCATGAAAACGAGATCGCGCAGTCCTGTGGCGCGACGGGGAAAGAATTCGCGCGCTACTGGATTCACAACGGCTTCGTGCAAATCAACAAGGAGAAGATGTCAAAGTCTCTTGGAAATTTCTTCACGATTCGAGAGATCTTTGAGAAGTCAGAATGGTCGGAGGATGTCACGGGCGAAATCTTACGCTATTTCCTCCTCTCGACTCATTATCGCGGGCCACTGGATTTTTCAGAGCAAAGTTTGAAAGAAGCGAAGAATGCGTTGAACGGGTTTTACGATCTCTTCACTCGATTGGCCGAAACAGGGCAAGGTTCGACAGAGACCGACCATGATCTCCAGTTTGCAGTTGGTTTCACCAGCGAGATGTTCAACAGAGGCATGGACGACGATTTCAATACGCCAGTGGCGATCGCAGTACTACAGAGATTGCGAAGCGACGTGAATA
The nucleotide sequence above comes from Nitrospirota bacterium. Encoded proteins:
- the surE gene encoding 5'/3'-nucleotidase SurE, giving the protein MPGPPKRFLVTNDDGVHSPGLTALAKALSKMGEVWVVAPDRERTAVAHAVTLHKPLRVQQLGARTYAVNGTPVDCVNLALLKVMPSPPDLLVSGINKGVNLGDDVLYSGTVSAAMEGTILGVPSMAVSQEGKEHFYFSAGALYAMRIARLILKEGLPDETLVNLNIPNRAFESITGVRVTCLSRRRFDNPITEKVDPHGRTYYWIAGTRVSWSRSKDADHEALEQGAVSLTPIHLDTTNHGVLDRFRKWETLCRPDEGRAATSKKMKGTQKG
- a CDS encoding DedA family protein encodes the protein MAIESACIPLPSEIIMPFSGYLVTTGQFTMLGVTLAGALGNVAGSVVAYYAGVWGGRPFVERYGPYLLVSRKDIEMADRWFAKYGDAAVFFSRMLPVVRTFISLPAGIARVSIYRFMLYTFLGALPWCYLLAYIGVKMGEQWEHLRDYFHQFDIVIGLCLAIAVGYFLWSHWPKRRVTPEL
- a CDS encoding cysteine--tRNA ligase, producing the protein MLSIHNTLTGKKEPFESLVPKFVRMYVCGMTVYDYCHIGHARSALVFDVIRRYLEFTGYHVEFVKNFTDVDDKIIKRANEQGVSCETITTRFIEAYDADMGKLGIKRATAEPKATEHMAEIIELVSRLIQKGLAYDVAGDVYFQVDRYLTYGRLSKRRLEDLQAGARVEVDERKRHAMDFALWKRSKPGEPSWESPWGLGRPGWHIECSAMSMRHLGETFDIHGGGMDLIFPHHENEIAQSCGATGKEFARYWIHNGFVQINKEKMSKSLGNFFTIREIFEKSEWSEDVTGEILRYFLLSTHYRGPLDFSEQSLKEAKNALNGFYDLFTRLAETGQGSTETDHDLQFAVGFTSEMFNRGMDDDFNTPVAIAVLQRLRSDVNKLLDKGLSTEARKIAREEFRSLGNVLGLFQSDKWQFVGGKVVTPGVAHLKLTPFPPTVKVDQVSPETELSEAQIEQQIAERLDAKKKKNFPKADEIRKFLASHGIVIEDKPDGTSRWKR